A window of the Euzebyales bacterium genome harbors these coding sequences:
- a CDS encoding ATP-dependent DNA helicase UvrD2 produces MPAIDDHHASARSDDDPAAGLSPDQATAVSATRGAVCIIAGAGSGKTRTITHRIANQIHSGVARPDQVLALTFTERAAGELKARLRSLGIAGHVRATTFHAAAYAQIRYFWSRVHDRTLPQVLDRKVGLLLPFARSANVEASDLAAEIEWAKARLITPEGYEQAARTRDAPLPASQMAAVYARYEALKDDRDLIDFDDMLSVAADLMDDHAIASEVRNRYRFFTVDEFQDVNPAQWRLLRLWLGDRDDLCVVGDPDQTIYSFSGATSEYLVDFRASFPDATVITLTDNYRSTAQVLDAANRLLRADRPDAKQLRAQIDDGPGPALMAFDDDTAERARTLDWIRDRIDEGVSHDEIAVCVRTNSQTQAWEEAFERAGVPARVHGDRSFFDRPEIRQAVQAFRAAVDRPPATGAAGPPPGNSRPARDRRPERVVEQVLRERFSWHPRREPSGQAARQRWRNMSALHELVTRIVDERPDIDLAGVVVELGQRARASGGAHPTKPAITLLTLHKAKGSEFDAVCLVGLEEGMVPISYAVTDADIAEERRLLYVGMTRARRHLWLSWAQQRPGWSGKLVKRRPSRFLADIGQRRRAGRRQRVSSAADDRLVGALRAWRLERARRDAVPPYVVFNDRTLTELAATRPTSAAELLSVHGLGSTKVRRYGSELLGLLAPAAAGDADDGAAT; encoded by the coding sequence ATGCCTGCCATCGACGACCACCATGCATCCGCACGGTCCGACGACGATCCGGCGGCCGGTCTGTCACCTGACCAGGCGACGGCCGTCTCCGCGACACGGGGCGCCGTGTGCATCATCGCGGGCGCCGGATCCGGCAAGACGCGCACGATCACGCATCGGATCGCCAACCAGATCCACAGTGGCGTCGCGCGCCCGGACCAGGTGCTCGCACTGACGTTCACGGAGCGTGCCGCCGGCGAGCTGAAGGCCCGTCTTCGGAGCCTGGGGATCGCCGGGCACGTGCGCGCGACGACCTTCCACGCCGCGGCGTACGCCCAGATCCGCTACTTCTGGTCACGGGTCCACGACCGCACCCTCCCCCAGGTCCTCGACCGCAAGGTCGGGCTGCTCCTGCCGTTCGCACGATCGGCGAACGTCGAGGCCTCGGACCTCGCCGCCGAGATCGAGTGGGCCAAGGCGCGGTTGATCACCCCCGAGGGCTACGAGCAGGCCGCCCGCACCCGCGACGCCCCGCTGCCCGCGTCGCAGATGGCGGCGGTCTACGCGCGCTACGAGGCGCTCAAGGACGACCGCGACCTGATCGACTTCGACGACATGCTGTCGGTCGCCGCCGACCTCATGGACGACCACGCGATCGCCTCCGAGGTCCGCAACCGCTACCGGTTCTTCACGGTCGACGAGTTCCAGGACGTCAACCCGGCACAGTGGCGCCTGCTGCGTCTGTGGCTGGGCGACCGCGACGACCTGTGCGTCGTGGGCGATCCCGATCAGACGATCTACAGCTTCTCGGGCGCGACGTCCGAGTACCTCGTGGACTTCCGGGCGTCGTTCCCGGACGCGACCGTGATCACCCTGACCGACAACTACCGCTCGACCGCCCAGGTGCTCGACGCCGCCAACCGGCTGCTGCGCGCCGATCGACCGGACGCCAAGCAGCTGCGGGCGCAGATCGATGACGGGCCCGGCCCGGCGCTGATGGCGTTCGACGACGACACCGCCGAACGGGCGCGCACGCTCGACTGGATCCGCGATCGCATCGACGAGGGCGTGTCGCACGACGAGATCGCGGTGTGCGTCCGTACGAACAGTCAGACCCAGGCGTGGGAGGAGGCGTTCGAGCGGGCCGGCGTGCCGGCCCGTGTGCACGGCGACCGCAGCTTCTTCGACCGTCCCGAGATCCGCCAGGCCGTCCAGGCCTTCCGCGCGGCGGTCGACCGTCCGCCCGCCACCGGCGCGGCCGGCCCGCCACCGGGGAACTCCCGTCCGGCGCGTGACCGCCGACCGGAGCGGGTGGTCGAACAGGTCCTCCGCGAACGGTTCAGCTGGCACCCGCGACGGGAACCGAGCGGCCAGGCGGCCCGCCAACGGTGGCGCAACATGTCCGCGCTCCACGAGCTGGTGACCCGCATCGTCGACGAACGGCCGGACATCGACCTGGCGGGCGTCGTCGTCGAGCTCGGGCAGCGGGCGCGGGCGTCCGGTGGTGCGCACCCCACGAAACCGGCGATCACCCTGCTGACGCTGCACAAGGCGAAGGGCAGCGAGTTCGATGCGGTCTGTCTGGTGGGGCTCGAGGAGGGCATGGTGCCGATCTCGTACGCGGTCACCGACGCGGACATCGCCGAGGAACGCCGCCTGCTGTACGTCGGCATGACCCGCGCGCGACGGCACCTGTGGCTGTCGTGGGCGCAGCAGCGTCCCGGCTGGTCGGGCAAGCTCGTCAAGCGACGGCCCTCGCGGTTCCTCGCCGACATCGGGCAGCGGCGGCGCGCGGGCCGGCGGCAGCGCGTGTCGTCGGCCGCCGACGATCGCCTCGTCGGGGCGCTGCGCGCGTGGCGCCTGGAGCGTGCACGGCGCGACGCCGTACCGCCCTACGTGGTGTTCAACGACCGGACGTTGACCGAGCTGGCGGCCACGCGTCCGACCTCGGCCGCCGAGCTGCTCTCGGTCCACGGGCTGGGCTCCACCAAGGTGCGGCGGTACGGCAGCGAACTGCTCGGACTGCTGGCGCCCGCCGCCGCTGGCGACGCCGACGACGGTGCGGCGACGTGA
- the pncB gene encoding nicotinate phosphoribosyltransferase: MNAPHDAGAAGGSALFTDFYELTMMAGYVDAGIADATATFDLFFRHPPGGIDQVVLAGCEQVIDELDGLAFDDDQLAYLEGLGQLPAAFLNRLRGERFACDVLAIREGTPVFGNEPLLRVTGPLLQAQWVETLLINRVAYASLVASHALAVVRAARGKPVLEFGARRAHGPDGALTASRAAIVGGCTGTSNVAAARRYELQVSGTQAHSWIMSFTNELDAFRAYAQTFPSQCVLLVDTYDTLALGVPNAITVAEELAERGHPLRGIRLDSGDLDELSRGARAQLDDAGFHDVDIIASGDLDAPAIAELEAAGAPIDAYGVGTAMVTARSDPSFSGVYKVAEVDGRPTLKLSGSPAKTSDPGRKQVWRTRTGDIVGLDHEDHDGRVLLEPVLRRGERCRERESIAQIARRCRDGVADLGQDGHRREVRRSDELSALRARLIDALRP, encoded by the coding sequence GTGAACGCGCCCCACGACGCCGGCGCGGCTGGCGGCAGTGCGCTGTTCACCGACTTCTACGAGCTGACGATGATGGCCGGCTACGTCGATGCCGGCATAGCGGACGCGACCGCAACCTTCGACCTGTTCTTCCGCCACCCACCCGGGGGGATCGACCAGGTCGTGCTCGCCGGCTGCGAACAGGTCATCGACGAGCTCGACGGCCTCGCGTTCGACGACGACCAGCTGGCCTACCTGGAGGGCCTCGGGCAGCTGCCGGCCGCGTTCCTGAACCGTCTCCGTGGCGAGCGCTTCGCCTGCGACGTGCTGGCCATCCGCGAAGGCACGCCGGTGTTCGGCAACGAGCCGCTGCTGCGCGTGACCGGTCCGCTGCTGCAGGCCCAGTGGGTCGAAACCCTGCTGATCAACCGCGTGGCCTACGCGTCACTGGTCGCAAGCCACGCGCTGGCGGTCGTGCGCGCGGCGCGCGGCAAGCCCGTGCTGGAGTTCGGGGCGCGCCGCGCCCACGGACCCGACGGCGCGCTGACCGCCAGTCGGGCCGCGATCGTCGGAGGCTGCACCGGCACGTCCAACGTCGCGGCCGCGCGACGGTACGAACTGCAGGTCTCGGGCACGCAGGCCCACTCGTGGATCATGTCGTTCACCAACGAGCTCGACGCGTTCCGCGCCTACGCCCAGACGTTCCCCTCCCAGTGTGTGCTGCTCGTCGACACCTACGACACCCTCGCACTGGGTGTACCCAACGCGATCACGGTCGCCGAGGAACTCGCCGAGCGTGGTCACCCGCTGCGCGGCATCCGGTTGGACTCCGGCGATCTCGACGAGCTGTCGCGGGGTGCGCGCGCACAACTCGACGACGCGGGGTTCCACGACGTCGACATCATCGCGTCGGGGGACCTGGACGCCCCGGCGATCGCCGAGCTCGAAGCGGCGGGTGCGCCGATCGATGCCTACGGCGTCGGCACCGCGATGGTCACGGCGCGCTCGGACCCGTCGTTCTCCGGCGTTTACAAGGTTGCGGAGGTCGATGGCCGGCCGACCCTGAAGCTGTCGGGTTCACCCGCCAAGACCTCCGATCCGGGGCGCAAGCAGGTCTGGCGCACGCGGACCGGCGACATCGTCGGTCTCGACCACGAGGACCACGACGGGCGGGTGCTGCTCGAGCCGGTGCTCCGTCGTGGCGAACGCTGCCGTGAGCGGGAGTCGATCGCGCAGATCGCCCGGCGGTGCCGCGACGGGGTGGCCGACCTGGGACAGGACGGCCACCGGCGGGAGGTCCGCCGCAGCGACGAGCTGTCCGCCCTGCGCGCGCGGCTGATCGACGCGTTGCGCCCGTAA
- a CDS encoding Fic family protein — translation MVDLAVSSPYLHVLDAQRAALVAALAPVVTTDDIAAARRRSARMSVRLDASPLTDDTADAVDASGHPAADASGPASRGLSQATSRPRADAPISGTASDARHRGPRGGQTFGARRGGAGWAAALRLDGVPTQDIAAVEYRGMLAAQVAEATMAETFLEAPVHTLVQAARVVTGGLVDPDRVGALRLTSRAVHDGAQGRVIFQAPPPERLRDLLADLDTWVRTEGRSVPPLALAGVVHGRLLHWRPFEAGNGRVARLASRLALRASGGDPWGLAVPEDRYLADQLRYATEVAATIRRGSDLRPWNEWTGEAVVVSLERAARDRALAPPAPDARAVSVCRALDPGDTMTVLELAASTDMDRDDALVQANLLCWAGLLSRDPGTHGLRYVRAARDVSDGAGDPTRTSGIIPP, via the coding sequence GTGGTTGATCTGGCGGTCTCATCGCCGTACCTGCACGTCCTCGACGCGCAGCGCGCCGCGCTGGTCGCTGCGCTCGCACCGGTGGTCACGACCGACGACATCGCCGCGGCGCGACGCCGAAGCGCCCGGATGTCGGTGCGCCTGGACGCGAGTCCGCTGACCGACGACACGGCGGACGCCGTCGACGCGTCCGGCCACCCGGCGGCGGATGCGTCGGGGCCGGCGTCCCGTGGGCTGTCGCAGGCGACATCGAGGCCGCGCGCCGACGCGCCGATCAGTGGCACGGCGTCGGATGCGCGGCACCGGGGACCGCGCGGCGGCCAGACCTTCGGAGCACGACGTGGCGGTGCCGGCTGGGCGGCCGCACTGCGCCTCGACGGCGTGCCCACGCAGGACATCGCGGCCGTCGAGTACCGCGGGATGCTCGCGGCGCAGGTAGCTGAAGCGACGATGGCGGAGACGTTCCTGGAGGCGCCGGTCCACACGCTGGTGCAGGCGGCGCGGGTGGTGACCGGTGGCCTGGTCGACCCGGACCGCGTCGGCGCGTTGCGTCTCACCAGTCGCGCGGTGCACGATGGCGCGCAGGGACGCGTGATCTTCCAGGCACCGCCGCCCGAGCGCCTGCGCGACCTGCTCGCCGACCTCGACACCTGGGTGCGGACCGAGGGGCGGTCCGTGCCACCGCTCGCGCTGGCCGGGGTGGTGCACGGACGTCTGCTGCACTGGCGACCCTTCGAGGCGGGCAACGGACGCGTTGCGCGGCTGGCCTCGCGCCTGGCGCTCCGGGCGAGCGGCGGCGACCCCTGGGGCCTGGCCGTGCCCGAGGATCGCTACCTCGCCGATCAACTCCGCTACGCGACGGAGGTCGCGGCGACCATCCGACGTGGCAGCGATCTGCGGCCGTGGAACGAGTGGACCGGCGAAGCGGTCGTGGTCAGCCTCGAGCGCGCGGCCCGCGATCGTGCCCTGGCGCCACCGGCGCCGGACGCGCGCGCGGTGAGCGTGTGCCGCGCCCTCGATCCGGGTGACACGATGACGGTCCTCGAGTTGGCCGCGTCCACTGACATGGACCGTGACGACGCGCTGGTCCAGGCCAACCTGCTGTGCTGGGCAGGTTTGCTCTCCCGCGACCCGGGCACACACGGACTCAGGTATGTGCGAGCGGCGCGCGACGTGTCCGATGGGGCAGGGGATCCCACCCGAACTAGTGGCATTATCCCGCCGTAG
- a CDS encoding HAD-IB family hydrolase: protein MTTSAAFFDLDRTLMSGSSAYYVGKAAYREGLRPWHRLLSDATSTLIFRAFGASDEKSGAVRDAILESVAGKDAADLHRMAPGVIEEILPLIRPEAQALLDMHEAAGRDVYIVSASPVEIVGELARSLGIEGGLGTVSEIADGVYSGRLDGPFLYGEGKAIKIRELAEQRGYDLQACYAYSDSGSDLPMMQLVGNPVAVNPDRALQAVAHRRGWPVVEFNVTSRRRRRTALSGGLGVIAGAAGYMAGRLATERQVRRLLDETTTHRWRRRG, encoded by the coding sequence ATGACAACCTCCGCAGCATTCTTCGACCTCGACCGCACACTGATGTCGGGAAGCAGTGCGTACTACGTCGGCAAGGCCGCGTACCGCGAGGGCCTGCGGCCGTGGCACCGGCTGCTGTCCGACGCGACCAGCACGCTGATCTTCCGGGCGTTCGGCGCGTCCGACGAGAAGTCCGGGGCCGTCCGCGACGCGATCCTCGAGAGCGTCGCGGGCAAGGATGCGGCCGATCTGCACCGCATGGCGCCCGGCGTCATCGAGGAGATCCTCCCACTGATCCGCCCCGAGGCGCAGGCCCTGCTGGACATGCACGAAGCCGCGGGACGCGACGTGTACATCGTGTCCGCCAGCCCCGTCGAGATCGTCGGCGAGCTGGCCCGGTCCCTGGGCATCGAGGGCGGCCTGGGGACGGTCAGCGAGATCGCCGACGGCGTCTACTCCGGCCGCCTCGACGGTCCCTTCCTCTACGGCGAGGGCAAGGCGATCAAGATCCGTGAGCTGGCCGAGCAGCGCGGATACGACCTGCAGGCCTGCTACGCGTACAGCGACTCGGGCAGCGACCTGCCGATGATGCAACTGGTCGGCAACCCCGTCGCCGTCAACCCCGACCGCGCGCTGCAGGCGGTCGCGCACCGCCGCGGCTGGCCGGTCGTCGAGTTCAACGTCACCAGCAGGCGTCGCCGTCGGACAGCGCTGTCGGGTGGCCTCGGGGTGATCGCAGGTGCCGCGGGATACATGGCGGGCCGGTTGGCCACCGAGCGGCAGGTCCGCCGCCTGCTCGACGAGACCACGACCCACAGATGGCGTCGGCGTGGTTGA
- a CDS encoding FxsA family protein produces the protein MTRLLLVIVFIVVPLVELAIIIQVGELIGAAWTILLLLAVSLAGAWLVRREGLRAWTRFRTALVEGRVPADEVLEGALVLFGGALLLTPGFATDTVGLLLMVPPVRALATATLRRQLGARFTVTSLGSQRRPPTQRPYGAPQRGDDVVDVEVVNIERTSDGSRQPGRNGDIRRDDGST, from the coding sequence GTGACGCGCCTGCTCCTGGTCATCGTCTTCATCGTCGTCCCGCTCGTGGAGCTCGCGATCATCATCCAGGTCGGAGAGCTGATCGGCGCGGCATGGACCATCCTGCTCCTGCTGGCGGTGTCCCTGGCCGGTGCCTGGCTGGTGCGCCGCGAAGGGCTGCGGGCGTGGACGCGGTTCCGCACGGCGTTGGTGGAGGGCCGGGTGCCGGCGGACGAGGTGCTCGAGGGTGCGCTCGTGCTGTTCGGCGGAGCGCTGCTGCTGACCCCCGGCTTCGCGACCGACACGGTGGGGCTGCTGCTCATGGTCCCGCCGGTCCGCGCGCTGGCTACGGCGACGCTCAGACGCCAGCTCGGTGCGCGGTTCACGGTCACCTCGCTCGGCAGCCAGCGGCGCCCTCCCACGCAGCGACCGTACGGGGCACCGCAGCGCGGTGACGATGTCGTCGACGTCGAGGTCGTCAACATCGAACGCACGTCCGACGGTTCGCGCCAGCCCGGGCGCAACGGCGACATCCGCAGGGACGACGGCTCGACCTGA
- a CDS encoding Ku protein: MPRSLWKGTLSFGLVTIPVQLFSATENRTPSFNQLRSSDHSRISYNRVAKADGEEVAYDDIVKGYEYARDHYVVFTKDELDSLRPASSRSIEIEQFVPLEQIDPIYFDRTYYLAPEASGAKAYALLAEAMTDGGSVAVCRITLRDKEYLATLRLLPGRPGAHGDGDGDADGQPDEEQATPGPLFVLETMHWPDEIRAFDLSDVDIDEMPEPRDKEVEMARQLIASLTEDFDASQYRDTYRDRVLEAVEAKVDGQEVTVTEEAEEEAPVVDLMAALRQSVERAEERRRQEAS, encoded by the coding sequence ATGCCGAGAAGCCTGTGGAAGGGCACGCTGTCATTCGGTCTCGTCACGATCCCGGTCCAGCTGTTCAGCGCCACCGAGAACCGGACGCCCAGCTTCAACCAGCTGCGCTCCTCGGACCACAGCCGGATCTCCTACAATCGCGTGGCGAAGGCCGACGGCGAAGAGGTCGCCTACGACGACATCGTCAAGGGCTACGAGTACGCGCGCGACCACTACGTCGTCTTCACCAAGGACGAGCTCGACAGCCTGCGTCCGGCGTCGAGCCGGTCGATCGAGATCGAGCAGTTCGTGCCGCTCGAGCAGATCGATCCCATCTACTTCGACCGCACCTACTACCTGGCCCCCGAGGCGTCGGGCGCGAAGGCCTACGCGCTGTTGGCGGAGGCGATGACCGATGGCGGCAGCGTCGCGGTCTGTCGCATCACGCTGCGCGACAAGGAGTACCTGGCGACGCTGCGCCTGTTGCCGGGTCGTCCCGGTGCGCACGGCGACGGCGATGGCGACGCCGACGGGCAGCCCGACGAGGAGCAGGCGACCCCCGGCCCGCTCTTCGTGCTTGAGACCATGCACTGGCCCGACGAGATCCGCGCGTTCGACCTGTCCGACGTCGACATCGACGAGATGCCCGAGCCCCGCGACAAGGAGGTCGAGATGGCCCGGCAGCTCATCGCGAGCCTGACCGAGGACTTCGACGCCTCCCAGTACCGCGACACCTACCGGGATCGGGTGCTCGAGGCGGTCGAGGCGAAGGTCGACGGTCAGGAGGTCACCGTGACCGAGGAGGCCGAGGAGGAGGCGCCGGTGGTCGACCTGATGGCGGCGTTGCGCCAGTCGGTCGAGCGTGCCGAGGAGCGCCGGCGCCAGGAGGCGTCATGA
- the ligD gene encoding non-homologous end-joining DNA ligase: MCAIEISIRVPPVVAGIFALPWEGVPSIERHRDAWSVELDGHTVRLTNLDKIFWPREGYTKGDVVAYYLTVADDVLPYVRQRPLTMKRMPDGAFGDFFYAKQAPSHTPGWITTAPVEAIRSGARIDYVVPTDRASLAWLANLGCIELHPWHSRVESLGAPDYAFFDLDPFGVDFVAVRDVALHVRAVLDQLGLRSYPRTSGATGMQVYVPIDAVHAYGDVRAFVERCCALINQADPRRTTMAWDIGRRDGKVFLDHNMNTEGRNIAATWSLRPEPAAPVATPLTWDEVAGDVVPTDFTIATFGPELVARSALFAPVLAGGQRLAPAMAALGLPEPGPVEPHHRIASSADDGDRPVTEEPGDLDRYVAIRDFARTPEPSGGDPTGDGTAAGDPAGGEDAARDDTGGQDAPRDDTAGGAEDAPRDDTAAGGQDAPRDDTAGGADPGPRFVIQHHLASRLHHDLRLERGGTLRSWALPKGLPLVRGERHLAVQTEDHPLRYLDFSGEIPAGEYGAGSMRIWDTGDYDVREWTNDKVTFRLHGRRHRGAWHLFRPRSGDASQWLVTRVDDGVDVPAPPRTYAPMLAATRDEPFDDEAWGFEIKWDGVRAIATVTRPGLGRPFGTRLRTRRGNEVAVTYPELAGVWERVLAWTAVLDGEIVAFDREGRPSFERLQRRMNVRDEHMARRMADEIPVSYMAFDLLEVDGEDLTGLGTAQRLARLDDVLVPGGPVRRSEVLGSSGTAVFEAARHARLEGVLGKRADAPYRPGQRSTDWVKIKVRHHVDAVIGGWLPKSDTPGGSEPYSLLVGLWDGPTFRWIARVGSGVTGAERTTLAERLSVLATEERPFADDADLPADAHWVRPELVCRVEYGEVTEGLRLRAPTYQGRRTDVDPRTCLLTDLPNRPS; the protein is encoded by the coding sequence ATGTGTGCGATCGAAATCTCCATCCGGGTGCCGCCGGTAGTGGCCGGGATCTTCGCCCTGCCATGGGAGGGGGTGCCGTCGATCGAGCGGCACCGTGACGCCTGGTCGGTCGAGCTCGATGGACACACGGTGCGCCTGACGAACCTCGACAAGATCTTCTGGCCCCGGGAGGGGTACACCAAGGGCGACGTGGTCGCGTACTACCTGACCGTCGCCGACGATGTGCTGCCGTATGTGAGACAGCGGCCGCTGACGATGAAGCGCATGCCCGACGGCGCGTTCGGCGACTTCTTCTACGCCAAGCAGGCACCGTCGCACACGCCCGGGTGGATCACGACCGCGCCGGTGGAGGCGATCCGTTCGGGCGCGCGCATCGACTACGTCGTCCCGACTGATCGCGCCAGCCTCGCGTGGCTGGCCAACCTCGGCTGCATCGAGCTGCACCCGTGGCACAGCCGGGTCGAGTCGCTGGGCGCTCCCGACTACGCGTTCTTCGACCTCGACCCGTTCGGCGTCGACTTCGTGGCCGTGCGTGACGTCGCGCTGCACGTGCGGGCCGTGCTCGACCAGTTGGGCCTCCGCAGCTACCCGCGCACGTCCGGCGCGACCGGCATGCAGGTCTACGTGCCGATCGATGCCGTCCATGCCTACGGCGACGTGCGCGCGTTCGTCGAACGCTGCTGCGCGCTGATCAACCAGGCCGATCCCCGGCGCACGACCATGGCGTGGGACATCGGCCGACGCGACGGCAAGGTCTTCCTCGATCACAACATGAACACCGAGGGCCGTAACATCGCGGCCACGTGGAGCCTGCGCCCCGAACCCGCGGCGCCGGTCGCGACGCCGCTGACGTGGGACGAGGTCGCCGGCGACGTGGTGCCCACGGACTTCACGATCGCGACGTTCGGGCCGGAGCTCGTCGCGCGCAGCGCGCTGTTCGCGCCCGTGCTGGCTGGCGGCCAGCGCCTGGCCCCGGCGATGGCGGCGTTGGGCCTGCCCGAGCCCGGGCCGGTGGAGCCACACCACAGGATCGCGTCGTCCGCTGACGACGGCGATCGGCCCGTAACCGAGGAGCCCGGCGATCTCGACCGCTACGTGGCGATCCGCGACTTCGCGCGCACACCCGAGCCGAGCGGCGGCGACCCGACGGGCGATGGGACGGCGGCCGGCGACCCGGCCGGTGGCGAGGACGCCGCGCGTGACGACACCGGCGGCCAAGATGCCCCGCGTGACGACACCGCGGGCGGCGCCGAGGATGCCCCGCGTGACGACACCGCGGCCGGCGGCCAGGACGCCCCGCGTGACGACACCGCGGGCGGCGCCGATCCCGGTCCACGGTTCGTGATCCAGCACCACCTGGCGTCGCGACTGCACCACGACCTACGGCTGGAGCGGGGCGGGACGCTGCGATCGTGGGCGCTGCCAAAGGGTCTGCCACTGGTGCGCGGCGAGCGCCACCTCGCCGTGCAAACCGAGGATCACCCGCTGCGCTACCTGGACTTCTCGGGTGAGATCCCCGCGGGCGAGTATGGCGCGGGATCGATGCGCATCTGGGACACCGGCGACTACGACGTGCGCGAGTGGACCAACGACAAGGTGACGTTCCGTCTGCACGGACGCAGGCACCGGGGCGCGTGGCACCTGTTCCGGCCGCGCAGCGGCGACGCGTCGCAGTGGCTGGTGACGCGCGTGGATGACGGCGTCGACGTGCCGGCCCCGCCGCGGACATACGCCCCGATGCTGGCGGCGACGCGCGACGAGCCGTTCGACGACGAGGCGTGGGGCTTCGAGATCAAGTGGGACGGCGTCCGTGCCATCGCCACGGTCACCAGACCCGGCCTGGGTCGCCCGTTCGGGACCCGCCTGCGCACCCGGCGCGGCAACGAGGTCGCCGTCACCTATCCCGAACTGGCCGGCGTGTGGGAGCGCGTGCTCGCCTGGACGGCGGTGCTGGACGGGGAGATCGTCGCGTTCGACCGTGAGGGCCGACCGTCCTTCGAGCGCCTGCAACGCCGCATGAACGTCCGCGACGAGCACATGGCGCGACGCATGGCTGACGAGATCCCCGTCAGCTACATGGCGTTCGACCTGCTGGAGGTCGACGGCGAGGACCTCACAGGCCTTGGTACCGCGCAGCGGCTCGCGCGGCTCGACGACGTGCTCGTGCCGGGTGGCCCCGTCCGACGCAGTGAGGTGCTGGGGTCGAGCGGCACCGCCGTCTTCGAGGCGGCGCGGCACGCGCGCCTGGAGGGGGTGCTCGGCAAACGCGCCGACGCGCCCTACCGGCCCGGCCAGCGCAGCACCGACTGGGTCAAGATCAAGGTGCGCCACCACGTCGACGCCGTCATCGGGGGTTGGCTGCCCAAGTCGGATACGCCCGGTGGATCGGAGCCCTACAGCCTGCTGGTCGGGTTGTGGGACGGTCCGACGTTCCGCTGGATCGCCCGCGTCGGGTCCGGCGTGACCGGCGCGGAGCGCACGACGTTGGCCGAGCGCCTCTCGGTACTGGCCACCGAGGAGCGTCCGTTCGCCGACGATGCGGATCTCCCCGCCGACGCCCACTGGGTGCGCCCCGAACTGGTCTGCCGTGTGGAGTACGGCGAGGTCACCGAAGGGTTGCGCCTGCGGGCGCCCACGTACCAGGGCCGCCGCACCGATGTCGACCCACGCACGTGCTTGCTGACCGATCTCCCCAACCGCCCGTCGTGA
- a CDS encoding PIG-L deacetylase family protein, with protein MEGTQVVERLWEPARAFSRALVVVAHPDDAEFGAAGTIARWVAMGTDVRYVVVTDGASGSADPEMTVERLAELREAEQRAACASLGVTSVEFLGHRDGYLEPTIPLRREVAAAIRRHRPEAVVTLDPSTRWSPQGYINHPDHRAVGDLVLHSVNPAASTRLWDPSLLDDGLEPWDIAELWMMSFSTGDLLVDITETFDDKIAALREHATQLNGWDPEPWMRQMNGALGAHVDRPLCEGFTVLKMRVLDETGSDAVRDKPPTNPRPTRD; from the coding sequence ATGGAAGGCACGCAGGTGGTGGAGCGACTCTGGGAGCCCGCGCGGGCGTTCAGCCGCGCGCTGGTCGTGGTGGCGCACCCCGACGATGCCGAGTTCGGGGCGGCCGGCACGATCGCGCGCTGGGTGGCGATGGGCACGGACGTGCGGTACGTGGTGGTGACCGATGGCGCGAGTGGGTCCGCCGACCCCGAGATGACGGTTGAACGCCTGGCCGAGCTGCGCGAGGCGGAGCAGCGGGCGGCGTGCGCGTCGCTGGGGGTCACGTCGGTCGAGTTCCTCGGCCACCGCGACGGTTACCTCGAGCCGACCATACCGCTGCGTCGCGAGGTGGCGGCCGCGATCCGCCGCCACCGCCCCGAGGCCGTCGTGACGCTGGACCCCAGCACCCGGTGGTCACCGCAGGGCTACATCAACCACCCGGACCACCGCGCGGTGGGTGACCTCGTCCTGCACTCGGTCAATCCGGCGGCGTCGACCCGGCTGTGGGACCCGTCACTGCTCGACGACGGGCTCGAGCCGTGGGACATCGCTGAGCTGTGGATGATGAGCTTCTCGACCGGCGATCTGCTGGTCGACATCACCGAGACGTTCGACGACAAGATCGCGGCGCTGCGCGAGCACGCGACCCAGCTGAACGGTTGGGACCCCGAGCCGTGGATGCGGCAGATGAACGGCGCGTTGGGCGCGCACGTCGACCGCCCGCTGTGCGAGGGCTTCACCGTCCTGAAGATGCGGGTCCTCGACGAGACAGGATCGGACGCCGTCCGCGACAAGCCGCCGACCAACCCCCGCCCGACCCGCGACTGA
- the clpS gene encoding ATP-dependent Clp protease adapter ClpS, producing MDLSTAPVIVPDRTEVPDDRDERDLPWNVIVWNDPVTLMSHVVFVLRKLFGYDEPTATRLMLQVHNEGRAVVASGPREKSELDVHRLHAHGLQATLQRD from the coding sequence GTGGATCTGAGCACCGCGCCCGTGATCGTGCCGGACCGGACCGAGGTGCCGGACGACCGCGACGAACGCGACCTGCCGTGGAACGTGATCGTGTGGAACGACCCGGTCACGTTGATGTCGCACGTGGTGTTCGTGCTGCGCAAGCTCTTCGGCTACGACGAACCGACCGCCACCCGACTGATGCTGCAGGTGCACAACGAAGGACGCGCCGTGGTCGCCAGCGGGCCTCGTGAGAAGAGCGAGCTCGACGTCCACCGCCTGCACGCGCACGGCCTGCAGGCCACACTGCAGCGCGACTGA